Proteins encoded in a region of the Atopobium sp. oral taxon 416 genome:
- a CDS encoding transposase yields MEGTSVVYAGIDTHKEAHVLCVLGALGRLVYEGGFAADGAGYRSLAHTISDAGRCALVGIEGTALYGAGICSYLRERGYTVMEILRSKRDKRRRGSSKNDAIDAGTTARNAAAGHGTCILKSRDGWSEAVRALLDLRELCVRTPTAASSAAKSLDTTF; encoded by the coding sequence ATGGAAGGCACGTCTGTCGTTTACGCCGGCATCGACACGCACAAGGAGGCGCACGTGCTGTGTGTGCTGGGCGCGCTCGGCAGGCTCGTCTACGAGGGCGGGTTTGCCGCCGACGGCGCCGGCTACCGATCGCTCGCCCACACCATCAGCGACGCCGGCCGCTGCGCGCTCGTCGGTATCGAGGGTACAGCCTTATACGGCGCTGGGATCTGCTCTTACCTGCGTGAGCGCGGCTACACTGTCATGGAGATCCTGCGGTCCAAGCGCGACAAGAGGCGCAGGGGCTCCAGCAAAAACGACGCCATAGACGCGGGGACCACCGCGCGGAACGCGGCAGCGGGGCACGGTACCTGTATCCTAAAGTCGAGGGATGGGTGGTCCGAAGCCGTCAGGGCACTGCTGGACTTAAGAGAGCTATGCGTAAGGACTCCGACGGCGGCATCCAGCGCTGCGAAGTCCCTGGACACAACCTTTTGA
- a CDS encoding glycoside hydrolase family 1 protein: protein MYQTNQMDCLKNLAAKPFEGFPDGFLWGAALSAKQYEGEEGRGTTVADLQEYDSENTKGARGDLSLDEIEERLDHPERFCFPKKLGIEGFKRFEEDLSLLGTLGLKAFRFSLSWSRIFPNGDDRVPNEAGLAYYDRVIDCALSHGMQPIVTIYHDDMPVSLALRYNGFLASEVGDAYMRFAELVLDRYGSRVHWWIPFNQPNLTRISLSSLGVVKDRVQNLEEAKVQALHNKLVLGARVAAYGRGKHPDIHFGAMLADFLVDPLSCKPDDVLLATQKNEVTMYASADIQLRGGYPRYYCRLLADRGIELRVAQQDLDILSENKMDFLAVSYYNSNVVEAGTNSIAIGDALPNPYLEATPWGWTINEKGLLDHCLKYWDRYGVPIMIAENGIGEVETLGIGRTVHDGYRIDYMKRHLLKLEEALRQGVDIFAYCCWSPLDMVSSGTSEMKKRYGLIFVDQDEYGNGTHDRYPKDSYAWYKKVVGSNGKVLHLV from the coding sequence ATGTACCAGACAAATCAGATGGACTGTCTAAAGAATTTGGCTGCTAAGCCATTCGAGGGCTTTCCTGATGGCTTTCTTTGGGGAGCTGCTCTAAGCGCAAAACAGTATGAGGGAGAAGAGGGAAGAGGAACCACAGTTGCGGATTTACAGGAGTATGATTCAGAAAATACCAAAGGTGCACGAGGGGATTTGAGTTTAGATGAGATTGAGGAGCGGCTGGACCACCCAGAACGTTTCTGCTTTCCGAAAAAGCTTGGAATCGAGGGATTTAAGAGGTTTGAAGAGGACCTTTCGCTTCTCGGCACATTGGGCCTTAAGGCATTCCGATTCTCTCTAAGTTGGTCACGGATATTTCCGAATGGAGACGACAGGGTCCCAAATGAAGCTGGACTTGCATATTACGATAGGGTGATAGACTGCGCATTATCGCATGGCATGCAGCCAATTGTCACCATCTATCATGATGACATGCCAGTATCGCTTGCGCTCCGATATAATGGTTTCTTAGCTTCTGAGGTTGGCGATGCCTATATGCGTTTCGCAGAGCTTGTTCTCGATCGCTATGGCAGCAGGGTGCATTGGTGGATTCCCTTTAACCAGCCGAACCTGACCAGAATCAGTCTTTCATCTCTAGGCGTAGTCAAAGATCGAGTGCAGAATCTGGAAGAGGCTAAGGTGCAGGCATTGCATAATAAGCTGGTACTTGGCGCCCGGGTGGCCGCATATGGACGGGGCAAGCATCCTGATATTCATTTTGGCGCGATGCTGGCAGATTTTCTGGTTGACCCTCTTAGCTGTAAGCCTGATGATGTTCTGCTGGCAACTCAGAAGAATGAAGTTACCATGTATGCGTCAGCAGATATACAGTTGAGAGGCGGCTATCCAAGGTACTATTGCAGATTATTGGCCGACAGAGGCATTGAGTTACGCGTTGCACAACAGGATCTGGACATTCTGTCTGAGAATAAAATGGACTTCCTTGCAGTGAGTTATTACAACTCGAATGTAGTGGAAGCTGGTACGAATAGCATAGCAATTGGTGATGCTCTTCCGAATCCATATCTTGAAGCCACTCCTTGGGGTTGGACTATAAATGAGAAAGGGCTACTAGATCATTGCCTTAAGTATTGGGATCGATATGGAGTGCCCATAATGATTGCGGAGAATGGCATAGGGGAAGTCGAGACTCTCGGTATTGGTCGAACTGTGCATGACGGCTATCGGATTGACTACATGAAACGGCATCTGCTGAAGCTTGAAGAGGCGCTGCGCCAAGGGGTGGATATCTTTGCCTACTGCTGTTGGTCTCCTCTGGACATGGTCTCTTCGGGAACCAGCGAGATGAAGAAGCGTTATGGTCTCATCTTTGTCGACCAGGATGAATATGGAAATGGCACACATGACAGATACCCCAAGGACTCCTATGCTTGGTATAAGAAGGTTGTTGGAAGCAACGGCAAGGTTTTACATCTTGTGTAG
- a CDS encoding L-rhamnose isomerase has protein sequence MADVEKQAYELAKGKYAEHGIDVEAAMDKLSKKAISMHCWQGDDVMGFDQPENAASGGILTTGNYPYRARNFKELTEDFEKAASLIPGKKRINLHASYAVFTDENPWVDRDQIEYKHFEPWIMWAKKNGYGIDFNPTLFSHPMVKEGLTVSSPEKEVRDFWIRHCIACRKIAERIGEEMDDMVLNNFWIPDGLKDYPADRYGLRKRLKDSLDEIYSFETPHVIDSVEQKVFGIGLEGFTVGDQEFYVSYAAKKGGNIVPLIDLGHFNPMENVPEKLSSLALFFPYLALHVTRSMHWDSDHVTLFDDTMRELSYEIATIPGAWGKSRIGMDFFDASINRVGAWAVGMRTMEKSLLYALLQPAKEMKHLQDTYQFSEKMMVYEAAKTMPFGAVWDKYCRRQNVPADSDVWAEVKKYEDEVMSQR, from the coding sequence ATGGCAGATGTAGAGAAACAAGCGTATGAGCTCGCAAAAGGCAAGTACGCCGAGCACGGTATCGATGTAGAGGCAGCGATGGACAAGCTTTCAAAGAAGGCAATCTCCATGCACTGCTGGCAGGGCGATGACGTTATGGGCTTTGACCAGCCGGAAAACGCAGCCTCAGGTGGCATCCTGACGACCGGCAACTATCCGTACCGCGCCCGCAACTTCAAGGAGCTTACGGAGGACTTCGAGAAGGCTGCAAGCCTCATCCCAGGTAAGAAACGCATCAACCTGCACGCAAGCTATGCGGTCTTCACCGATGAGAACCCCTGGGTTGACCGTGACCAGATCGAGTACAAGCACTTTGAGCCCTGGATCATGTGGGCAAAGAAGAACGGCTACGGTATCGACTTCAATCCAACCCTCTTCTCCCATCCGATGGTCAAAGAGGGGCTGACGGTCTCCTCACCAGAGAAAGAGGTGCGTGACTTCTGGATTCGTCACTGCATCGCCTGCAGAAAAATCGCTGAGCGCATCGGCGAAGAGATGGACGATATGGTCCTCAACAACTTCTGGATCCCCGATGGCCTGAAGGATTATCCGGCTGACCGCTATGGCCTCCGCAAGCGCCTTAAGGATTCCCTGGATGAGATCTACTCCTTCGAGACCCCGCACGTAATCGACTCCGTTGAGCAGAAGGTCTTCGGCATCGGCCTTGAGGGCTTCACGGTCGGCGATCAGGAGTTCTACGTCTCCTACGCGGCAAAGAAGGGCGGCAACATTGTGCCGCTGATCGACCTCGGCCACTTCAACCCGATGGAGAACGTTCCTGAGAAGCTTTCCTCACTGGCACTGTTCTTCCCGTATCTTGCGCTGCACGTCACGCGCTCAATGCATTGGGATTCCGACCATGTGACGCTCTTCGACGACACGATGCGTGAGCTTTCCTACGAGATTGCTACAATTCCAGGCGCCTGGGGCAAGTCCCGTATCGGTATGGACTTCTTCGACGCCTCTATCAACCGTGTTGGCGCTTGGGCGGTCGGTATGAGAACTATGGAGAAGAGCCTGCTGTATGCGCTGCTCCAGCCTGCAAAGGAAATGAAGCACCTACAGGATACCTACCAGTTCTCTGAGAAGATGATGGTGTATGAGGCCGCCAAGACGATGCCGTTCGGTGCGGTGTGGGACAAGTACTGCCGTCGCCAGAATGTCCCGGCAGACTCGGATGTCTGGGCTGAGGTCAAGAAGTACGAGGATGAAGTGATGTCTCAGCGCTAA
- the rhaB gene encoding rhamnulokinase: MDTIPENCYAAIDLGASSGRVLLGWFDQGMLKLQEVHRFDNLQQRLHGHHCWNIDGLFSEIVKGLALCKSKYGVVPKSIGIGTWGVDFVLLDKDDHMLGDAVAYRDSRTDGIYPVADAIMSASEVYARTGIQRQTFNTLYQLLALSKEHPEQLEQASTFLMIPDYLNFLLTGVKLNEYTDASTTGMLDARIGDWDKDLISQFGIPTDIFQIPSMPSTVVGALTDDVASDVGYQTTVVLPATHDTGSAFLAVPARDEKAVFLSSGTWSLMGVENKEPITTEQARGLNFTNEGGYERRYRFLKNIMGLWMIQSIRRELNGVNYVQAGDEKAPKIAPQHTYGFGELSEMARQSESFTSGVNVNDERFLSPDSMIDAVKSWCKEYDEAIPSTTGELLQVVYRSLAHTYAMTVDELKRTTGKEFTSINIVGGGCQDTYLDELASKVCGMPVFAGPVEGTSLGNLEVQMIRAGEFKDLQEARDCVARSFSVKQIG; encoded by the coding sequence ATGGATACAATACCTGAAAATTGCTACGCTGCAATTGATCTCGGAGCCTCAAGCGGACGTGTGCTCCTAGGCTGGTTTGACCAAGGCATGCTGAAGCTCCAAGAGGTTCATCGCTTTGATAACCTGCAGCAGCGATTGCATGGGCACCACTGTTGGAATATCGATGGGCTCTTTTCTGAGATCGTGAAAGGGCTTGCCCTCTGCAAATCCAAGTACGGAGTAGTGCCAAAGAGTATCGGTATCGGCACCTGGGGCGTTGACTTTGTCCTTTTGGATAAGGACGACCACATGCTCGGTGATGCGGTGGCCTATCGCGACTCCAGAACCGATGGTATCTATCCGGTAGCCGATGCGATCATGTCCGCCTCCGAAGTCTATGCGCGCACCGGTATCCAGCGCCAGACCTTCAACACGCTCTATCAACTGTTAGCGCTGTCAAAGGAGCATCCAGAACAGCTCGAGCAAGCCTCGACGTTCCTGATGATCCCGGATTACCTGAACTTCCTTCTGACCGGCGTCAAGCTCAATGAGTATACCGACGCTTCTACCACGGGCATGCTCGACGCCCGCATCGGTGATTGGGATAAGGACCTTATCTCCCAGTTCGGTATCCCCACCGACATCTTTCAGATTCCGTCTATGCCAAGCACCGTCGTTGGAGCGCTTACCGACGATGTTGCAAGCGACGTCGGCTACCAAACTACTGTTGTTCTGCCTGCTACACATGACACTGGATCTGCGTTCTTGGCGGTACCTGCCCGTGATGAGAAAGCCGTGTTCCTGTCTTCTGGGACCTGGTCGCTGATGGGCGTTGAGAATAAAGAGCCTATCACGACCGAGCAGGCGCGCGGCCTGAACTTCACCAATGAGGGTGGGTATGAGCGCAGATACCGCTTCCTGAAGAACATCATGGGCCTCTGGATGATCCAGAGCATCCGCCGTGAACTCAACGGCGTAAACTATGTCCAAGCCGGAGACGAAAAGGCTCCCAAGATAGCGCCGCAGCATACCTATGGCTTCGGAGAGCTCTCCGAGATGGCACGTCAGTCTGAGAGCTTCACCTCTGGGGTGAATGTGAACGACGAGCGTTTTCTATCACCAGACTCGATGATCGATGCGGTCAAGAGCTGGTGCAAGGAGTACGACGAAGCCATTCCTTCAACAACCGGGGAGCTTCTGCAGGTGGTCTACCGTTCGCTTGCGCATACGTACGCAATGACGGTGGATGAGCTGAAGCGGACTACCGGTAAGGAATTCACTTCAATCAACATCGTGGGCGGTGGTTGCCAGGACACCTATCTCGATGAGTTGGCCTCTAAGGTCTGCGGCATGCCCGTCTTTGCGGGACCGGTGGAGGGCACGAGCCTCGGCAACCTTGAAGTGCAGATGATCCGGGCTGGTGAGTTCAAAGATCTTCAAGAGGCGCGCGATTGCGTCGCGCGTTCGTTCAGTGTGAAACAGATTGGCTAG
- a CDS encoding integrase core domain-containing protein, giving the protein MRLSVGRTESCHDNALAESLFATLKNEWYYHKRLFDASTTKHKAHEFNRVVLQPLPPA; this is encoded by the coding sequence GTGAGGCTCTCCGTGGGGAGAACCGAAAGCTGTCACGACAATGCGCTCGCCGAATCGCTCTTCGCCACGCTCAAGAACGAATGGTACTACCATAAGCGCCTCTTCGATGCATCCACGACCAAGCACAAGGCACACGAGTTTAATCGAGTCGTACTACAACCGCTTCCGCCCGCATAA
- a CDS encoding glycoside hydrolase family 1 protein, with protein sequence MSQHESVFPEGFLWGGATAANQIEGAWNEDGRGPAVSDYAILLNKEMREREHIVEGGPLNAVTRQSLSERMAHPEKYDFPKRRGIDFYHTYAADIALLAEMGLKVFRMSISWSRIFPNGDDLEPNELGLAFYDRVFDECHKHGIEPMVTLSHFDMPLNLAVKYNGFASRHVVDAFEHFAETLFKRYKGKIRYWMTFNEINHVYANPCTCDGVIWDELPDGGNPYAGRWPKKFQIAHNQLVASARAVIKCHEIDPKAKIGNMLCRLENYAETSKPEDELQVLFEDHFNWFFTDVQARGEYPYYIKRFFKDYGVHLEVEQGDLETLKRGAIDYISISYYMTYIMRYKGKISPEPSGQLLTVIKNPYLEQTAWGWPIDPIGLRITLNHIYDRYHLPIFISENGCGLYEQPDENGRVIDDAHIEYMKAHVEQLAEAIRDGVDVFGYAWWGPIDVVSSGTSEMSKRYGQIYVDLDDYGKGTGKRLRTKSFYYYKKLIESNGADLENDIPEDFTV encoded by the coding sequence ATGTCACAGCATGAATCTGTATTTCCCGAGGGCTTTCTATGGGGTGGTGCGACGGCTGCCAACCAGATAGAAGGTGCTTGGAATGAGGATGGACGCGGTCCTGCGGTCTCGGACTACGCAATTCTGCTCAACAAGGAGATGCGTGAGCGCGAGCATATCGTCGAAGGCGGCCCTCTTAATGCGGTGACACGTCAGTCCCTTTCCGAACGTATGGCCCACCCCGAAAAGTATGATTTCCCCAAGAGGAGGGGCATCGATTTCTATCATACCTATGCAGCCGACATTGCTCTTCTGGCTGAGATGGGTTTAAAGGTTTTCCGCATGTCCATATCTTGGAGCAGGATATTCCCGAACGGTGACGATCTGGAGCCCAATGAGCTCGGATTGGCGTTCTATGATAGGGTCTTTGATGAATGCCATAAGCATGGTATTGAACCGATGGTTACGCTCTCTCACTTTGACATGCCGCTTAACCTTGCAGTGAAATACAACGGCTTTGCGTCCCGCCATGTTGTCGATGCGTTCGAACACTTTGCTGAAACGCTGTTCAAGCGATATAAGGGGAAGATTCGCTATTGGATGACCTTCAACGAAATCAATCATGTGTATGCTAATCCTTGTACCTGTGATGGCGTTATTTGGGATGAGCTTCCGGACGGCGGCAACCCCTATGCGGGACGCTGGCCCAAAAAGTTCCAGATCGCTCACAACCAGCTAGTGGCAAGTGCGCGTGCTGTCATCAAGTGCCATGAGATTGATCCCAAAGCCAAGATTGGCAACATGCTCTGCAGGCTCGAGAACTATGCAGAGACATCGAAGCCTGAAGACGAACTGCAGGTGCTCTTTGAAGACCACTTCAACTGGTTCTTCACGGATGTCCAGGCAAGGGGAGAATATCCCTATTACATCAAGCGCTTCTTCAAGGACTATGGCGTTCATCTTGAAGTAGAGCAGGGAGATCTGGAGACCTTGAAGCGGGGGGCAATCGACTACATTTCTATCTCCTATTACATGACCTACATTATGCGCTACAAGGGAAAGATTTCGCCCGAGCCCTCAGGCCAGCTCCTCACGGTAATAAAAAATCCGTACCTTGAGCAGACTGCTTGGGGCTGGCCAATCGATCCAATCGGCCTGCGTATCACGCTAAATCATATCTATGATCGCTATCACCTGCCAATCTTCATCTCGGAAAACGGCTGTGGCCTCTATGAGCAGCCAGACGAGAATGGGCGCGTAATCGATGATGCTCATATTGAATATATGAAAGCGCATGTCGAACAGCTTGCCGAAGCCATCAGAGATGGAGTTGATGTCTTCGGGTATGCTTGGTGGGGACCGATTGACGTCGTATCGTCTGGGACCTCTGAGATGTCCAAGAGATACGGGCAAATATATGTCGATCTTGACGATTATGGGAAAGGAACCGGTAAGCGTCTCCGTACAAAGTCGTTCTACTACTACAAGAAGCTCATTGAGAGTAATGGGGCTGATTTGGAGAACGATATTCCTGAAGACTTTACCGTATAG
- a CDS encoding HPr family phosphocarrier protein encodes MKSCTVVVHDVLGLHARPAAQLVEETSRFVCDIALCRYGDEAIIQANAKRIFDVLKLDIRRGERIEFIADGLDEDAAITALIKLFA; translated from the coding sequence ATGAAATCCTGCACTGTCGTCGTGCATGATGTGCTTGGTCTTCATGCGCGGCCCGCTGCGCAGCTTGTCGAAGAGACATCGAGATTCGTATGCGATATAGCGCTTTGCCGGTACGGTGATGAAGCTATCATACAAGCAAATGCCAAACGGATATTCGATGTACTGAAACTCGATATCAGACGAGGGGAACGAATCGAGTTCATTGCTGATGGACTAGATGAAGATGCTGCCATTACTGCTCTTATAAAGCTCTTTGCTTGA
- a CDS encoding transposase, producing MGTLNLKIPRFRGASFFPDDILEHYQRMDRALIAAVTEMYAMGTSTRKV from the coding sequence GTGGGAACACTGAACCTCAAAATCCCCAGGTTCAGGGGCGCAAGCTTCTTCCCCGACGACATCCTCGAGCACTACCAGAGGATGGACAGGGCGCTCATAGCCGCCGTGACCGAGATGTATGCGATGGGCACGAGCACCAGGAAGGTCTAA